The following are from one region of the Siniperca chuatsi isolate FFG_IHB_CAS linkage group LG13, ASM2008510v1, whole genome shotgun sequence genome:
- the pitrm1 gene encoding presequence protease, mitochondrial, with the protein MFRQTKALFQKLRYQTLRFNGQPHTWKLKSTSARERAVQYQPGQKIHGFTVREVVAVPDLFLTAVKLSHDKTGAQYLHAARDDSNNLFSVQFRTTPMDSTGVPHILEHTVLCGSEKYPCRDPFFKMLNRSLSTFMNAFTASDYTMYPFSTQNGKDFQNLLSVYLDAVFFPCLREQDFWQEGWRLENENPTDPNSPLVFKGVVFNEMKGAFSDNERVYAQHLQNKLYPDHTYSVVSGGEPLAIPDLTWEQLRQFHATHYHPSNARFFTYGDLPLEQHLKQIQEEALSKFERINPNTEVPSQPHWSSPREDHVTCSPDALAPDPARQNTLCVSYLLGDITDTFEGFTLSLLSSLMISGPNSAFYKALIEPKIGTDFSSVVGYDGSTKEASFSIGLQGIAEEDTERVKQIISQTIDDIIENGFEEDRIEALLHKIEIQMKHQSTNFGLSLASYIASSWNHDGDPVELLQISNSVAEFRRALKENPHFLQDKVKHYFKENTHRLTLSMSPDEAYMEKQSKAEEEKLQKKIQALSDSDRKEIYEKGLELLAAQSKTQDASCLPALKMSDIEPTIPITPVQIGTAEGIPVQYCEQPTNGLVYFRAMCSLNTLPEELRPYVPLFCSVITKMGCGSLDYRQQAQQMDLRTGGMSVSTQVIPDSTQLDMYEQGVLLSSSCLERNLPHMFQLWSDIFNSPNFDEVERLRVLVMMAAQELANGISYSGHMYAMTRAGRHLTPAGDLQETFGGMEQVKFMKRIAEISDLSQVIRTLPRIKKHLLNPDNMRCAINTTPQKMSDTAAQLESFMKEVAGNRKERKPVRTNIIERPLDSLDDSGPSRKLISEFNFQPCQMKTFFQLPFPVNFVSESIRTVPFSHEDYASLCILARMMTAKFLHGEIREKGGAYGGGARVGGGLFSFYSYRDPNSVQTLSAFRKGVDWAKSGQFTQQDIDEAKLSVFSAVDSPVAPADKGIGRFLSGVTDEMKQNHRERLFAVSHKSLVEVAERYLGVGQRTCGVAILGPENETIKKDPSWIVK; encoded by the exons ATGTTTCGGCAAACGAAGGCGCTGTTCCAGAAACTTCGATACCAAACGTTAAG GTTCAATGGACAGCCGCATACATGGAAGCTGAAGAGCACTTCAGCAAGAGAGAGGGCAGTTCAGTACCAACCAGGACAGAAGATCCATGGCTTTACTGTCAGAGAg GTTGTAGCGGTCCCTGACTTGTTTCTCACAGCAGTGAAGTTGAGCCATGATAAAACTGGAGCTCAGTACCTCCATGCAGCCAGAGATGATTCCAATAACCTCTTCAG TGTCCAGTTCAGAACGACCCCCATGGACAGCACGGGGGTCCCACACATCCTGGAGCACACGGTGCTGTGTGGATCTGAGAAGTATCCCTGCCGAGACCCTTTCTTCAAGATGCTTAACAGGTCCCTGTCCACCTTCATGAACGCTTTCACAG CCAGTGACTACACCATGTATCCATTCTCAACCCAAAATGGTAAGGACTTCCAGAATCTGCTGTCGGTCTATCTGGATGCAGTTTTCTTCCCATGTTTACGAGAGCAGGATTTCTG GCAGGAGGGCTGGAGGCTGGAGAATGAAAACCCCACAGATCCCAACTCCCCTCTGGTTTTTAAAGGAGTGGTGTTCAATGAAATGAAGGGGGCTTTT TCGGACAACGAGCGTGTGTACGCCCAGCACCTCCAGAACAAGCTGTATCCAGACCACACCTACTCTGTGGTGTCAGGAGGAGAGCCCCTAGCCATCCCCGACCTTACCTGGGAGCAACTCCGACAATTCCACGCCACACATTACCACCCCAGCAACGCTAG GTTCTTCACCTATGGAGATTTGCCTTTGGAGCAGCATCTGAAGCAGATTCAAGAGGAAGCTCTGTCCAAGTTTGAACGCATCAACCCGAACACAGAGGTCCCCTCCCAGCCACACTGGAGCAGCCCT AGAGAGGACCATGTGACCTGCAGCCCTGACGCTCTGGCTCCGGATCCAGCCAGGCAGAACACGCTGTGTGTGAGCTACCTGCTGGGAGA CATCACTGACACGTTTGAAGGATTCACTCTCAGCCTGCTGTCCTCTCTAATGATCTCTGGACCAAACTCTGCCTTCTACAAAGCTCTCATTGAACCCAAGATAGGAACTGACTTCTCTTCTGTCGTGGG ATATGATGGCAGCACCAAAGAGGCATCGTTCAGCATAGGACTGCAGGGAATAGCTGAGGAGGACACAGAGAGGGTGAAACAAATCATCAGCCAAACCATCGATGACATTATAGA GAATGGCTTTGAGGAGGACCGAATCGAGGCTCTCCTTCATAAGATTGAGATCCAGATGAAACACCAGTCCACCAACTTCGGCCTGTCTCTGGCCTCT tacATAGCATCGTCGTGGAACCATGACGGCGACCCGGTCGAGCTGCTGCAGATCAGCAACAGCGTTGCCGAGTTCAGACGGGCCCTGAAGGAAAACCCTCACTTCCTCCAGGACAAAGTCAAGCACTACTTTAAG gagaacacacacagactgacccTGTCCATGAGCCCAGATGAGGCCTACATGGAGAAACAGTCCAAGGCTGAGGAGGAGAAGCTCCAGAAAAAGATCCAGGCTCTGtctgacagtgacagaaaaGAGATCTATGAGAAAG GTCTGGAGCTGCTGGCTGCTCAGAGTAAAACCCAGGATGCCTCCTGTTTGCCTGCACTCAAAATGTCCGACATTGAGCCCACGATACCCATCACTCCTGTTCAAATCGGCACTGCAG AAGGCATACCAGTTCAGTACTGTGAGCAGCCCACCAACGGCTTGGTTTACTTCAGAGCCATGTGTAGTCTCAACACCCTGCCAGAGGAGCTCAGGCCTTATGTGCCGCTCTTCTGCAGTGTTATTACCAA GATGGGCTGTGGATCTCTGGACTACAGGCAACAGGCCCAGCAGATGGATCTGAGGACAGGGGGCATGTCTGTCTCCACCCAGGTTATCCCTGACTCCACCCAGCTGGACATGTACGAGCAG ggtgtcctcctgtcctcctcctgcctgGAGAGGAACCTTCCTCACATGTTTCAGCTGTGGAGCGACATATTCAACAG cccCAACTTTGATGAGGTGGAGCGCCTGAGAGTGCTGGTGATGATGGCAGCACAGGAGTTGGCCAATGGGATCTCCTACTCTGGTCACATGTATGCTATGACCCGTGCAGGCCGTCACCTGACTCCAGCAGGAGACCTCCAGGAGACTTTTGGTGGGATGGAACAG GTGAAGTTTATGAAGAGGATAGCTGAGATTTCAGACCTCAGCCAAGTCATCCGAACACTACCCAGGATCAAAAAACACCTTCTCAACCCTGACAACATGAG GTGTGCAATCAACACAACTCCACAGAAAATGTCTGACACAGCAGCACAGTTGGAGAGTTTCATGAAGGAAGTCGCTGGAAACAGAAAGGAACGCAAACCTGTCAGAACTAATATTATTGAG AGGCCTCTAGACTCCCTGGATGACTCCGGACCGAGTAGGAAACTCATCTCT GAGTTCAATTTCCAGCCATGTCAGATGAAAACTTTCTTCCAGCTGCCCTTCCCTGTCAACTTTGTCAGCGAGAGTATTCGTACGGTACCATTCTCCCACGAGGACTACGCCAG tttgtgcaTCTTGGCGAGGATGATGACGGCAAAATTTCTTCATGGAGAAATCCGGGAGAAGGGAGGAGCCTACGGTGGCGGGGCCAGGGTGGGAGGAGGTCTTTTCTCCTTTTACTCATACAG GGACCCCAACTCAGTGCAGACCTTATCTGCGTTTCGTAAAGGTGTGGACTGGGCAAAGTCGGGACAGTTCACCCAGCAGGACATCGATGAAGCCAAACTGTCAGTCTTCTCAGCTGTCGACTCACCTGTGGCCCCCGCAGACAAAG GAATCGGTCGCTTCCTCAGTGGAGTCACAGATGAGATGAAGCAGAATCACAGAGAGAGACTCTTCGCTGTCAGTCACAAAAGTTTGGTGGAAGTGGCCGAAAG ATACCTCGGTGTTGGTCAGAGGACGTGTGGCGTTGCTATCCTGGGGCCAGAGAACGAGACGATTAAGAAAGATCCCTCGTGGATTGTAAAATAA